Proteins from one Rhodanobacteraceae bacterium genomic window:
- a CDS encoding formate dehydrogenase subunit delta encodes MSPEKLQRMANDIARNLAALGDDAPAAIAEHLRQFWTPRMREELRALVEAGGEGLEPLVVEAAAGLRRAT; translated from the coding sequence ATGAGTCCCGAGAAACTCCAGCGAATGGCCAACGACATCGCGCGCAACCTGGCTGCGCTGGGCGATGACGCACCGGCCGCGATTGCCGAGCACCTGCGTCAGTTCTGGACGCCGCGGATGCGAGAGGAGTTAAGGGCGCTGGTGGAGGCGGGTGGTGAGGGATTGGAGCCTTTGGTGGTGGAAGCAGCGGCCGGCCTTCGACGCGCGACTTGA
- a CDS encoding protein kinase family protein has product MQSTDLSDADKEWLRRGGPFPDLLQLTTPSGGRLIYEVEGRNAQGLVVGVAERAGRKGFVLFVRDPESYASFAAKLCLLRDYGDENGLRQELRYASRLTEAGDLFAVPILAGVVPRFYGQPNTAPHWACFIVPRIAGRTLSSWLSLEPDKITPDLSCEIARRLIAATHFLASRGLKHDDLHTGNLMLRPIDPALYRGSGDRVDYALTVIDTGSLKPADEATQKPHDDWSRVAKVLAELHNAIFRNRVLASRYRKFLDMLAVLCSDLIEPDKSRVFPHENSIGDRVEAIQRELRFPAPLSTPRFEPFDAISAEHLANDRLLLDLFVKALPWMEGVRTARPTVLTGPRGCGKSMLMRYLAARTHLATPDTKADFLDDIPFLGVYVSCSSDLQADVLWLGRDTSIALEKGAQVCTLFSLLLARETFRLLDQLLHAQTAADRLNLTTSQVSQLIEFCKEYLPSYQPLPRLRVSSVAGDFAEELDQLRREVSRQLATGVPSSWSLPQGFIRDVVRHAAKLIPSLEQRPFVYLLDDYTSHRIPPVVQQLLNPIVFSRQAEFLFKISCEKYGFDAQTHDGLHIDENREFERTDAGSYVLVVAKDEEKREFITQLLDARLKEAGYHGRAETLIGRSSFPRDTDLARQIRESRGRSHHYNGLDVLANLWSGDISTILHMVQAMFHRAAVRRESAERIADKYQHEAIRSVSLGLQNQVQHYHPHGDAMYRVLMEFGALASLLLNEGEEDERDGAKTPQRKYRLEMTKRESYELMDRLSGLGSGLDSLAKELLRRTVFVDLGPSRGKESRASETVRWELRPSLLPSFGLSLVRHHYLDVKSLEEFALLLEKPSQFRALFQKRYSSTRAADLFDGPAR; this is encoded by the coding sequence ATGCAGTCCACTGATCTCTCAGACGCAGACAAAGAGTGGCTGAGACGGGGAGGCCCGTTTCCCGATCTCCTGCAGCTCACTACGCCGAGCGGAGGACGACTGATTTACGAAGTCGAGGGGCGCAATGCGCAAGGTCTCGTGGTCGGTGTCGCCGAGCGAGCCGGTCGAAAGGGATTCGTCCTGTTTGTCCGTGATCCCGAATCCTACGCAAGCTTCGCGGCAAAACTTTGCCTGCTACGGGACTACGGCGACGAGAACGGCCTGCGTCAGGAGTTGCGTTACGCTTCGCGGTTGACCGAAGCCGGTGATCTGTTTGCTGTGCCCATACTGGCTGGCGTCGTGCCCCGCTTCTACGGCCAACCCAACACGGCGCCGCATTGGGCCTGCTTCATCGTGCCGCGCATTGCTGGCAGGACACTTTCGAGTTGGCTCTCGCTCGAGCCCGACAAGATCACCCCCGACTTGTCGTGCGAGATCGCGCGCCGCCTTATCGCCGCCACGCACTTCCTCGCCTCGCGCGGGCTCAAGCACGACGATCTTCACACCGGCAATCTCATGCTTCGGCCCATCGATCCGGCGTTGTACCGCGGTTCCGGTGATCGCGTGGACTACGCTCTGACAGTCATCGACACAGGCAGCTTGAAGCCGGCCGATGAAGCCACCCAAAAGCCGCACGACGACTGGTCTCGCGTGGCGAAGGTATTGGCTGAACTGCACAACGCCATCTTCCGCAACCGGGTCTTGGCCAGTCGCTACCGAAAGTTTCTGGACATGCTCGCGGTGCTGTGTAGTGACCTGATCGAGCCCGACAAGTCTCGCGTCTTTCCTCACGAGAACAGCATTGGTGACCGGGTCGAAGCAATCCAGCGGGAGCTACGTTTCCCAGCTCCGCTGTCGACGCCACGGTTCGAGCCCTTCGACGCGATCAGTGCCGAACACCTCGCCAATGATCGATTGCTACTGGATTTGTTCGTGAAGGCGCTGCCCTGGATGGAGGGAGTCCGGACAGCGAGACCTACGGTGCTGACCGGCCCGCGTGGATGCGGAAAGTCCATGCTGATGCGCTACCTGGCCGCGCGAACGCATCTGGCGACGCCCGACACGAAAGCCGACTTCCTCGACGACATCCCATTTCTCGGCGTGTATGTCAGTTGCTCGAGTGACTTACAGGCCGACGTGCTTTGGTTGGGGCGCGATACTTCGATCGCCCTCGAAAAGGGTGCCCAGGTCTGCACGCTGTTTTCGCTCTTGTTGGCCCGCGAGACATTCCGCCTGCTCGATCAATTGCTCCATGCGCAGACCGCAGCTGACCGGCTTAATCTAACCACGTCACAAGTCAGCCAGCTGATCGAGTTCTGCAAGGAATACTTGCCCAGCTACCAGCCACTGCCTCGCTTGCGAGTGAGTTCTGTGGCAGGCGATTTCGCCGAGGAACTCGACCAACTGCGCCGCGAAGTGAGTCGACAGTTGGCTACAGGCGTACCGAGTTCGTGGTCGCTACCGCAGGGCTTCATTCGTGATGTTGTCCGGCACGCCGCCAAGCTAATCCCCAGCCTTGAGCAGCGACCTTTCGTCTACCTCTTGGACGACTACACCTCTCATCGCATCCCTCCAGTCGTGCAGCAACTCCTCAATCCCATCGTATTTTCCCGACAAGCTGAGTTCTTGTTCAAGATTTCTTGCGAGAAGTACGGGTTCGACGCGCAGACGCACGACGGACTTCACATCGACGAGAACCGGGAGTTCGAACGCACCGATGCGGGGAGCTACGTGTTGGTCGTCGCCAAGGACGAAGAGAAGCGCGAATTCATCACGCAACTGCTCGATGCCCGCCTGAAAGAGGCTGGCTACCACGGACGGGCAGAAACCCTCATCGGACGAAGCAGCTTTCCAAGAGATACTGACCTCGCTCGCCAGATCCGCGAATCTCGCGGTCGCTCGCATCACTACAACGGATTAGACGTCCTAGCCAATCTGTGGAGCGGCGACATCTCTACGATCCTGCATATGGTACAAGCCATGTTTCACCGAGCCGCGGTTAGGCGGGAGTCGGCCGAGCGAATTGCGGACAAGTACCAACATGAGGCAATCCGATCGGTATCCCTGGGCCTGCAGAACCAAGTCCAGCACTACCATCCCCACGGCGATGCCATGTATCGCGTCCTCATGGAATTCGGGGCACTCGCCTCACTGCTGCTTAACGAAGGGGAAGAAGATGAGCGCGACGGCGCGAAAACTCCCCAACGCAAGTATCGTCTCGAGATGACCAAGAGGGAGAGTTACGAGTTGATGGACCGCCTATCGGGCTTGGGCAGCGGGCTCGACTCGTTGGCAAAAGAGCTGCTGCGCCGCACTGTATTCGTCGACTTGGGTCCGAGCCGTGGGAAGGAAAGCCGCGCTTCGGAGACGGTTCGATGGGAGCTGCGGCCCTCGCTCCTGCCTAGCTTCGGCCTGTCCCTGGTAAGGCACCACTACCTCGACGTCAAGAGCCTCGAGGAGTTCGCACTGCTGCTGGAGAAGCCCTCGCAATTTCGCGCCTTGTTTCAGAAGAGGTACAGTTCCACGCGAGCCGCAGACCTGTTTGATGGACCAGCGCGATGA